A segment of the Methanomicrobiales archaeon genome:
TCCACGCCCAATCCCGTCGGACAGAAGGACACGTTCGGCAACATCGTCATGCAGAACAATATCTTCGGGCAGGAACGGACCCTCGTAAACGAGGGGCCCGTACAGCAGTATACGTCGCGGCTCCTCGACTGATCCATAAGCATCCGGAAACCACTCCTTCGGGGAGGCAACCGGGGTGATGCCATGCAGGAGGTCGTACTCCGCCCCACCTTCCATTCCGGTGGATCAGAGGCCCGCAATAACAATTATATCCTATGAATGCACTGTAGCACCTGATTGATCCGTTCCTGAAGCGGTTTTCATGGATGGACCGTTCGCACCGCTATCGAACTGGCCGGACGGGGGAAGAGACGTGCACTCGATGACCGATAGAGAGATCCTGCGGGAGACGCTCGGGCGCGACGGGGAGCTCTGGGACGTGTTCACGAGCCGAGAGGAGTACGACCCGCTTCGACAGGAGGCAAAGGGGAGGTTCACCGCGAAGTGCAGCCAGCGGAAGAATCTGCAGCATCCCGTCGTATCGGCCTTTCTCGTGCGGGAGGGGCTCGATATAGAGTACCCCGAAGATCACCCGTTCGCCATCTGCCTCACGCACGACGTCGATGACATCCACCCCACGCTGCTCCACCGCCTCTCGCACGCAGTGAACTCCATGCGAGGGCGGGATCTCGAAAATCGCTTCGTTCCCTGCGTTTACCGGAACTTTCGGGAGATCATGCGGCTGGAGCAGGAGTACGGGGCAACATCCTCGTTCTTCTTCCTCGCCGCAGACCGCGACTTCCGCCGGTTCCGGTACCGTCTCGAGGATCTCGAGGCGGACATCGGCTGTATCTGTGACCAGAACCACGAGGTGGGTCTCCACGGGGGCTGCGGCACGTATTGCGACCACGCGGCCATGACCCTGGAGAAGGCGAGGTTGGAGAGAGTGGTGAACCACGAGATCATCGGTTACAGGAGTCACTATCTCCAGTTCCGGGTGCCGCAGACCTGGCTCCTCCTGCATGAGAGCGGCTTCAAGTACGACAGCACGTTCGGGTATCCGGACGCGATGGGGTTCCGCAACGGCATGTGCCATCCCTACTGGCCGTTCGACCTAAAAAGCGGGCGATACATCGACGTGCTGGAGATCCCGCTCGGCATCATGGACGTGCACCTTCCGGCCGGAGGTTCAGCAGAGGCCTGGAGTGCGGTTGCGGGGATGGTGGATGTGGTGGCCGCGTGCCGCGGGATCCTGACGCTCAACTTCCACAACGACACCTTCAGCAACGCGGGGAAACGGGGGCGATCGAGAGTGTTCAGAAAGATACTGGATCTCGGCAGGCAGAATAATGCCTGGATGACGAGCGGAGAGGAGATCTACCGCTGGTGGGTGCGCCATGGGTATCGAGCCGATTGACGACAAGGCACGATGGGACTCGTTTGTGCAGAAGAGCCCTTATGGACAGCTCTTTCATCACTGGGACTTTTTGAAGATCGTCGAACGGCATACCGGCTTCCGGTTCATGCCGTATGCCATCACGAAGGGAGAGCAGATCGTCGGTATCCTCCCCCTCTTCTACAGGAACACGATGGGGGTGAGGAGCGTGATGTCCCCGCCGCCCAAGACCGGTATCCCGTACCTGGGTCTACTGCTGGATGCCACGTACGCGGACCTGAAGCAGTACAAACGCGAGCACATCCTGCGCATCATCGCGGAGGATCTCAGGGCCGAGATGGACGCTTATGCTCCCAACCTCCTGTCCATCTCCAGCCCGCCCTCCCTGTTGGACATCCGCAGTTTCGTATGGAGCGGCTTCTCCGTCGAACCGCTCTATACGTACGTCTTCGATCTCCGGCAGGGCCAGGAGAGACTCTGGAAGGGGTTCTCCGTGAGGAGGCGGCAGCAGATTCGGGATGCAGAGAAGAAAGGGCTGGAGATTGCCGTGAGCGATGACGTCTCCCGCCTGTACGGCATGGTCTCGGAGAGGTACAGCGAGCAGGGGCTCTCGAGCCCGTTCCGTAGCGTGGACTACCTGCGGGACGTCTGCAGCGCATTTCCGGACAACCTGAAGACATTCAGCGTCCTGGATGAGGGGCAGGTGACAAGTGCCGTCCTCGTCGTCCAGTACCGGGACGTCAAGCTCTGGGTCGGAGGGGCCCGCTCCGACAACAACAGCAACGAGTTCCTGATCTGGGAGGTGATCAAGGAGGCGCAGAGGCAGGGGTATGAATCCTGCGAGTTCATCGGGGCGAACACCCAGAATCTCTGCCAGTTCAAGAGCCAGTTCAACCCATCCCTGGAGCTGTACTTCCGCATCAGCAGCAAGGACATCCGGGGAAAGCTGGCCGAAACGGCCTACATGAAGATAATCCGCTGATCGTCGTACTGCCGCACGGGTGCGTGGCGCCGGAGAGGGGGCCCTGAATGGGGCGGGGATACCGGCTGGTTTTGAAAAAAGACTCCCATGGATACGCCGATTTTCCGAACGGGCAAAAATTATATATAGATTGCGCGGACACATAGCGGACTGCCTGAGAACGTTTGCGAGAATAGATTATGTTGCCGCGATCAAGACCCCATATCGATCTGGACACCTTGGTGGACGCCATCTGCTCTGCGGACCTCTCGCACGAGGGGCATACGCAGGCCTTCGAGGATGCATTCGCCCGGTATCTCGGGGCGTACCGCTGTATCGCCATGCACCAGGCGCGATCCGGGCTGTATCTCTCCCTGAAGGCATTGAAGGTGCAGAAGGGGGACGAAGTGATCGTCCAGAGCTTCACCTACCGGGGGGTGATGAATGCCATCATGGAAGCGGGGGCGACTCCCGTTCTCGTCGACAGCTCGATCCGGGATCTCCTCGCATCCCCCGAAGCGATAGGGGACGCCATCACGGATCGGACGAAGGCGATCGTTGCCACGCACCTCTTCGGCATTCCGGCTGACATCGAGGAGATCGTGGCGATCGCCCGCGAGCGGGGAATCCCCGTTCTGGAGGACTGCGCCCAGTGCCTGGGGGCGAGGTGCGGGGGGAGGATGATCGGGACGTTCGGGGATGCGGCTTTCGTCAGCTTCAACTTCGAGAAGCACATGTCGACCGGTGAAGGGGGAATGCTGATCCTGAATAACCGCGGTCTCGCCCCCGCGATCGAGGCGGTCGCCGCCGGTTACGAGAGAGTTCCTCTGCTGCGGGAGAAGCACCATGTCTACGGGCTTATCCTC
Coding sequences within it:
- a CDS encoding polysaccharide deacetylase family protein, coding for MTDREILRETLGRDGELWDVFTSREEYDPLRQEAKGRFTAKCSQRKNLQHPVVSAFLVREGLDIEYPEDHPFAICLTHDVDDIHPTLLHRLSHAVNSMRGRDLENRFVPCVYRNFREIMRLEQEYGATSSFFFLAADRDFRRFRYRLEDLEADIGCICDQNHEVGLHGGCGTYCDHAAMTLEKARLERVVNHEIIGYRSHYLQFRVPQTWLLLHESGFKYDSTFGYPDAMGFRNGMCHPYWPFDLKSGRYIDVLEIPLGIMDVHLPAGGSAEAWSAVAGMVDVVAACRGILTLNFHNDTFSNAGKRGRSRVFRKILDLGRQNNAWMTSGEEIYRWWVRHGYRAD
- a CDS encoding GNAT family N-acetyltransferase gives rise to the protein MGIEPIDDKARWDSFVQKSPYGQLFHHWDFLKIVERHTGFRFMPYAITKGEQIVGILPLFYRNTMGVRSVMSPPPKTGIPYLGLLLDATYADLKQYKREHILRIIAEDLRAEMDAYAPNLLSISSPPSLLDIRSFVWSGFSVEPLYTYVFDLRQGQERLWKGFSVRRRQQIRDAEKKGLEIAVSDDVSRLYGMVSERYSEQGLSSPFRSVDYLRDVCSAFPDNLKTFSVLDEGQVTSAVLVVQYRDVKLWVGGARSDNNSNEFLIWEVIKEAQRQGYESCEFIGANTQNLCQFKSQFNPSLELYFRISSKDIRGKLAETAYMKIIR